One Cydia fagiglandana chromosome 11, ilCydFagi1.1, whole genome shotgun sequence genomic region harbors:
- the LOC134668758 gene encoding uncharacterized protein LOC134668758 isoform X2 has product MILAATLILLCIINTEGLLADKQTRKIGRTSNNVKTTKNTNTQYPPKNPFNIDKYKIKYRNENPVGKFETLDILSSEEEVAMKESIEVVKRYQLETNANVTTTTSRKLFYEKYGTLPPRNNTKPAFKDFLEKYSLTTVWDQIDKERIETGKSITQLKEMASLVKGVDNTDELFSLQVENGRAKLPEQAARRFRAGKQNDANMFQFNYMQIHQYIIELMKQAIYQARNRMTFMQNLRTRHRRSGLYKMGFLFAKTDQVGKTFSSVSQKSYRMCSMIRQGFEGVYLPFHSYIDIAYALERMETLWFDVDLLSDIIASNEEMLWNTIFANKSLKSPRDYASAFDHMFQE; this is encoded by the coding sequence GACAAACAAACCCGCAAAATCGGGAGAACTTCAAATAATGTCAAGACTACTAAGAATACTAACACTCAGTATCCACCAAAGAACCCGTTCAATATtgacaaatacaaaataaaatatagaaaTGAAAATCCAGTAGGAAAATTTGAGACACTTGACATATTGTCTTCTGAAGAAGAAGTGGCTATGAAAGAAAGTATAGAAGTAGTAAAGAGATATCAACTCGAAACTAATGCTAACGTAACTACTACGACATCTCGCAAGCTCTTCTATGAAAAGTACGGGACATTGCCGCCTAGAAACAATACTAAGCcagcattcaaagattttctggAAAAATACTCGCTCACAACAGTTTGGGACCAAATAGATAAAGAACGAATAGAAACTGGCAAAAGCATCACACAACTTAAAGAAATGGCGTCCCTAGTTAAAGGCGTTGATAATACGGATGAACTCTTCAGTCTTCAAGTAGAAAACGGCAGAGCCAAGTTGCCAGAACAAGCGGCTCGGAGATTCCGAGCCGGCAAGCAGAACGACGCAAACATGTTTCAGTTCAATTACATGCAAATACACCAGTACATAATTGAATTGATGAAACAAGCAATATACCAGGCGAGAAACAGGATGACATTTATGCAGAACTTAAGAACCCGCCATAGAAGATCAGGGTTGTACAAAATGGGGTTCCTTTTTGCAAAAACAGATCAGGTTGGTAAGACGTTTTCCTCTGTGTCGCAGAAGAGTTATCGCATGTGTAGCATGATTAGGCAAGGTTTTGAGGGGGTTTACCTTCCATTTCACAGCTACATCGACATCGCTTACGCTCTCGAGAGAATGGAGACCTTGTGGTTCGATGTAGACCTGCTGTCAGATATAATAGCATCGAACGAGGAAATGCTCTGGAATACAATATTTGCAAacaaaagtttaaaatctcCCCGAGATTATGCGAGCGCTTTTGATCATATGTTTCAGGAATAA